Proteins found in one Oncorhynchus keta strain PuntledgeMale-10-30-2019 chromosome 2, Oket_V2, whole genome shotgun sequence genomic segment:
- the LOC118362920 gene encoding collagen and calcium-binding EGF domain-containing protein 1-like: MGQLCAATLLPFGVICVVFIWDCGASSLIKTRFAVLTSREECPENKVVTVEYPCITARGTDGTCLRRKCCEGFRFVMGQCIPENVDVCSGSPCEQQCTDNFGRVVCTCYPGYRFDRERHRNHQTYCLDIDECMESDSSVCDHSCENTVGSFLCRCHRGYILAPDKHSCIPSHNLSSSGKSDTLMSAGSCSLTCQDFVNMRNSLMQLKLRLGSTQSPNQVLSPGLANSSDKPSAGRLGKGPDTPALPGPPGSSGSRGVPGQSGVPGEKGEPGERGLTGPLGPRGDMGPMGPEPDLEHIKRGRRGAVGPPGAPGRDGLKGDRGTPGPRGLPGPPGSFDFLLVMMADIRIDIIELQEQVFGKRRGLSLDNPPHSSGETGFGEWSSGQGELMLNT, translated from the exons ATGGGTCAGCTTTGCGCTGCAACACTCTTACCATTTGGTGTCATCTGCGTTGTTTTTATTTGGGATTGTGGTGCCAGTTCTTTAATAAAAACAAGATTTGCAGTGCTCACTTCAAG GGAGGAGTGTCCAGAAAACAAGGTAGTGACCGTGGAGTACCCCTGTATTACAGCAAGGGGCACGGATGGCACCTGTCTCAG GAGGAAATGCTGTGAGGGCTTCAGGTTCGTGATGGGCCAGTGCATACCTGAAA aTGTGGATGTGTGTTCTGGCTCCCCCTGTGAACAGCAGTGCACAGACAACTTTGGACGCGTTGTCTGCACCTGTTACCCCGGATACCGCTTTGATCGAGAGAGGCATCGCAACCACCAGACCTACTGTTTAG ACATCGATGAGTGTATGGAGTCTGACAGCAGTGTCTGTGATCACAGCTGCGAGAACACCGTGGGCAGCTTCCTGTGTCGCTGTCACAGGGGTTACATCCTGGCACCGGACAAGCACTCCTGTATACCCAGTCACAACC TGAGCTCGTCGGGGAAGTCTGACACCCTGATGAGTGCTGGCTCCTGCTCCCTCACCTGTCAGGACTTTGTCAACATGAGGAACAGCCTGATGCAGCTCAAACTGAGGCTGGGCAGCACTCAGTCACCTAACCAG gtgttgtCTCCTGGCCTGGCTAACAGCAGTGATAAGCCTTCTGCTGGGAGGTTGGGGAAAGGTCCTGACACCCCCGCCCTCCCTGGTCCTCCTGGCTCTTCAGGATCCCGTGGGGTCCCAG GCCAATCAGGAGTGCcgggggagaagggagaacctggagagagagGCCTGACCGGCCCCCTGGGGCCACGGGGAGACATGGGCCCTATGGGCCCCGAGCCTGACCTGGAGCACATCAAGAGGGGTCGCAGAGGAGCTGTG GGACCTCCTGGCGCACCAGGCAGAGATGGACTGAAG GGTGACAGGGGAACTCCTGGTCCCAGAGGTCTACCA GGACCTCCCGGCTCCTTCGACTTCCTCCTGGTCATGATGGCCGACATTCGCATTGACATCATCGAGCTGCAGGAGCAAGTGTTTGGGAAGAGGCGGGGCCTCTCCTTAGACAACCCGCCCCACTCCAGCGGAGAGACAGGGTTCGGAGAGTGGAGCTCCGGACAAGGAGAGCTCATGCTCAATACCTGA